The Littorina saxatilis isolate snail1 unplaced genomic scaffold, US_GU_Lsax_2.0 scaffold_762, whole genome shotgun sequence genome includes a region encoding these proteins:
- the LOC138957847 gene encoding octapeptide-repeat protein T2-like has translation MSYTRTKGGKGGREREEDKGGREREEDKGGREREEDKGGREREEDKGGREREEDKGGREREEDKGGREREEDKGGREREEDKGGREREEDKGGREREEDKGGREREEDKGGREREEDKGGREREEDKGGREREEDKGGREREEDKGGREREDDKGGREREEDKGGREREEDKGGRDREEDKGGREREEDKGGREREEDKGGREREEDKGGREREEDKGGREREDDKGGREREEDKGGREREEDKGGREREEDKGGREREEDKGGREREEDKGGREREEDKGGREREEDKCGREREEDKGGREREEDKGGREREEDKGGREREEDKGGREREEDKGGREREEDKGGREREEDKGVKTA, from the exons ATGTCTTACACGAG GACAAAGGGGGGCAAAGGTGGGAGGGAGCGAGAGGAAGACAAAGGCGGGAGGGAGCGAGAGGAAGACAAAGGCGGGAGGGAGCGAGAGGAAGACAAAGGTGGGAGGGAGCGAGAGGAAGACAAAGGTGGGAGGGAGCGAGAGGAAGACAAAGGCGGGAGGGAGCGAGAGGAAGACAAAGGTGGGAGGGAGCGAGAGGAAGACAAAGGCGGGAGGGAGCGAGAGGAAGACAAAGGTGGGAGGGAGCGAGAGGAAGACAAAGGCGGGAGGGAGCGAGAGGAAGACAAAGGCGGGAGGGAGCGAGAGGAAGACAAAGGTGGGAGGGAGCGAGAGGAAGACAAAGGTGGGAGGGAGCGAGAGGAAGACAAAGGTGGGAGGGAGCGAGAGGAAGACAAAGGTGGGAGGGAGCGAGAGGAAGACAAAGGTGGGAGGGAGCGAGAGGATGACAAAGGTGGGAGGGAGCGAGAGGAAGACAAAGGCGGGAGGGAGCGAGAGGAAGACAAAGGAGGGAGGGATCGAGAGGAAGACAAAGGTGGGAGGGAGCGAGAGGAAGACAAAGGCGGGAGGGAGCGAGAGGAAGACAAAGGCGGGAGGGAGCGAGAGGAAgacaaaggagggagggagcgagaggAAGACAAAGGTGGGAGGGAGCGAGAGGATGACAAAGGTGGGAGGGAGCGAGAGGAAgacaaaggagggagggagcgagaggAAGACAAAGGTGGGAGGGAGCGAGAGGAAGACAAAGGCGGGAGGGAGCGAGAGGAAGACAAAGGTGGGAGGGAGCGAGAGGAAGACAAAGGTGGGAGGGAGCGAGAGGAAGACAAAGGTGGGAGGGAGCGAGAGGAAGACAAATGTGGGAGGGAGCGAGAGGAAGACAAAGGTGGGAGGGAGCGAGAGGAAGACAAAGGCGGGAGGGAGCGAGAGGAAGACAAAGGCGGGAGGGAGCGAGAGGAAGACAAAGGTGGGAGGGAGCGAGAGGAAGACAAAGGTGGGAGGGAGCGAGAGGAAGACAAAGGTGGGAGGGAGCGAGAGGAAGACAAAGGAGTGAAAACGGCATAA